The region GGCTGGTATCTCAATTACCAACCTTGATCCCTTCCTTCAACCAAAAATGGACATACATCTTGACACAAAAGCCTTGTCTGTAATTCCCACCTGTTCTTTCAACTGACACAGGTAATTGCCACAGTTAGGGAGTTGTTACAGTATTTTGGGAAAGATGAAAAATGTGGCTGGGATTTAATAggcaaaaaaggaaaatagatCGAGGGGTGGTTATAGGATTTGATGGAGTTTTCTTTCTCATGTTCTTTTTTTCAGTTGCTCAAAAGTTCTTTAAACACAGTCCTTTTGGGCTGTGCCTGAAATAGTTCATGCTTGATCTCAGCccaaagattttgtttttaatttggtcAGAGTCAGCTCaattgttttaataaattatGCAAGCATGGAGggaaatacactttttaaaatattccatttgaaatgtttgcaCTTGCATAATTCCCTCTAGCGAAAGAGGTGTTATTAGCCTTAGCCTGCACACCTGTAAAATCTTGCAGGATACAAAGGTAACAACCACTGCCTAAATCATGCAACAGTCAGAGCAGGGTACAATAACCATAAGAATAAAAgaccagccatactgggtcagaccagtggtccatctagccctgtatcctgtgttccgacagtggccaatgccagatacttcaggggaaatgaacagaacaggtaataagtgatccgtcccctgttgcccattcccagctactgggaaacagaggctagggacatttaAATTTGTGATACTATGACTGAATTTAAGAAATACCAGGGACTTATTGGGAGGGTTgtgggagtgggaagggaagggaaatcaaGCCTGCTTTATTAGAAATCAGTCATAACAGAAAGAGCTCCCTGCACAAGATGAGGTATAAAAGACAGTGTAGTAAGAATGACCTGATGGATAGCATGACCACAActgtgaatttttttcattttatggaGGAAATTAAAGTTCCTGAATCTTTAACGCCAGACAAAAAACACAGAGATATCTTGTGTATTGTGGAGTTTATCTAGGGATTTACATGATGAAGGAGGCTTACACTCAAAAAAGTGATAAAATAAGTGATGGAGACGATACTTTTGTTGTCTGAAGGGGAAGCTGCTCGTCTACTTGAAGTTATTCCTgattaatttcagagtaacagccgtgttagtctgtatttgcaaaaagaaaaggagtacttgtggcaccttagagactaaccaatttatttgagcatgagctttcgtgagctacagctcacttcatcggatgcataccgtggaaactgcagcagactttatatatacacagagaatatgaaacaatacctcctcccaccccactgtcctgctggtaatagcttatctaaagtgatcatcaggttaggccatttccagtgctggaaatggcctaacctgatgatcactttagataagctattaccagcaggacagtggggtgggaggaggtattgtttcatattctctgtgtatatataaagtctgctgcagtttccacggtatgcatccgatgaagtgagctgtagctcacgaaagctcatgctcaaataaattgattagtctctaaggtgccacaagtactcctattcctgattaactccatgtgtgggtGCTTTTAATCTGGAATAgtaaatccactttaaattcataccctgttttattccagattaattttcatgtgtagacagacccacatACTGTGTAGCCTCACTGCCTGTTAATCCAGGGAATCTTTCTCCCATGCCTGTCCTTGATGAGGGCTTCAAATTCATCATCTTGTAAGGAGTCCAGCCAAATGGGAACAAATTAATATGTTAGACATCATCCCACAATACATCCAAGTGACTGCTCTGTATTATCTGCAGTGGTACACACCAGAGGCCTGTCTCCAGTTCAAAGATCACTTCCATGCACTGGTCAGGAGTGCCTGTCAGCAACACAATACTGGGACAGTTGGGTGAGTCTCTGTAATAAACTggcctttacattttaaaaattattttaagttcTTATGTATACTTTCCTTAGTGTGTTAGCCTcacttctcccctgcccccatgtatTTTAAGCTGTGTCTGTACTAGAATTCTCAGCCATATTTGACAATAGTTGTCCAATGGAGTTCCTTCTGCTTCCCACAAACTGGTGCTGAAGTTGTTTTTCCTGCTGATGTAGACAGGGTCAGCCAAGTTCAACAACTTGGGTCAACCACGGTCAGGGTCATCCAAGTCCAAAGGGTCAACCATGATTTTTAAATAGGTGTGGAAGTCTGTCCTGTCTACACCAGCAGTGTCCTGTCTACACCAGCAGGACAACCAAGTTCAAAACTAGCAGTAGGGAATAGGGTAGATGTAGCCTTGCTGTCCTCCTCTCAGTTGACACCAATACTGATTGAGTATAGAAAACCAGTAATTAATACAaatctttgggccaaattctgttttcatttacgctggtgtaaatgtGGAGTGGCTCCATTTTCAGTCAATGGAGTTACCTAGGAATCTGGCCGTAACCCTTCAAAACTATTTCTTTCAGGAAAACAGACATTTTATACTTTCTCCTTAAAGCTGGAGCATTATTCTGGAGAAGAATAATATATTGTGCTGAGAAATGCAAATCAATTTTCTTCTTTTGCCTTTCATAATGCTTCTTGAATTGTTTTTTTGAAATGTCATCTCTCCCAGAGCAGGCTTTCCTTTTACTTGTTCCTTCAGTTAAATTGTAATGTTAAATTTCACAAACTCAGCCTTATGATTTCATTGCTGAGTCAAGGCAGAGAGTTGAGCTGTGAGGGAGATCATCCCTATTCAACTAcaataaatagtttaaaaataaaattgagaagGTTACTGGCAAAGTATGTCAATGATATAAATATtcccttttgggggggggggtgttgctcCAGtgtgaaaatctctctctctaagggaAGCTAACTGTATTCTGAGTACTCAGAATGTAGTTTACTACTCTTAAAGACAAAACTTGTTAATTTTATTGAGCTATATCCATCTTTAAGCAGAACTCCTCATTCATCTTATTGGGAAGTCTTGCTTAAAAACGGAGGATATAAGGGCATACTATGGCCCTGTATTGctagtttttctttgctgtacaTCTGTTGCAGGTACCCCAGGGCCATTTTCTGAATCTTCAGCATGCTGGCAAAATACTATTTACTGAACAGAAATATTCTTCTCATCTGTAACCCAGACATTATTGCTTTTACAAGAATTATAGTAACTCCCCTTTCATTTAATCTGGCCCCAGTGAATGGctaaaaggatttttattttggCTCCTTAATAAAATTAAAGCCCTCTCTTTTCAATGGTCACTAGATCGGACCATTCTTATGCTGCTTCTTGGCAGACAGCTGATGGTTTGACCCAATATATACAAAACAAGAGCATTACTTGTCATGAACAGCTGTTATTTTCCTTTCTTATTATTTTTAGTTATGTGGAATATTTCTCCTCGCATGCAGCAAAATAGTGTGAGCAATTCAGTGACCGGTGGACCATATATTAAGTCTCTGTTCATGTTCCATCAGTGTGTGAGCCCCAGAGTATTTTGTTCTACTAGGAGTTAATGGAAGTCACATATTCAAACAGTTATATTCTTCTTTTGATTCCTTTTGCCTTTAATGGAGCTGATTTCATCAAGTATCATATCATCAGCAGTTAATAATCAGGGATCAGAATTTCATGGAGCCGTGATATAACCTGATAGATTGTTAAATAAAAGatttgtttctcttttaaaaattcagtataAAACTATTAAATCTACTAAGCTATTACTATAGCATACACACAGGAGACACTAAATTATCATTCAGAGGTTAGTTCATTGAAATCAGTCACAGTTACCCACCCACCTGCAGCTCCTTAAAGACATACAAAATTACAGTATTAAGAGTACAACTTGAGTAACTTAAAACCCATCCGCTGCTTCCTGTGGGAGGATCCAGAGCAAAGAGGATTATTTGAAGCCAGCCTCAGATTAATACTATTCCAAATAGTCAGGAAATCTTTTGGCACTAAATGCTGTGTTTTCTCCAGAGATAAATCTCACAGTAGATTAGTCATTATAAGATATTTTCTTGTTCAGGTCCATAGGACCCGATACTGTGCCATTTGAGTCAATGAGTCTTGCTGTTGATTTTAGTGGCAGCAGGATTGAGGCCGCACATTTCCAAATGCTCACAAATACACAGATTCTTATATGCCGTTATGTgcaaattagggtgaccagatgaaacggacAAAATATTGGGAGACAtgggagaaacaaacaaacaaaaaaaagcggTCAGAGCTGAGTtgccaaagcaaaacaaaaaacccgcCGGAGCAGCCAAAGCCgtaatatcgggacaaatggggTCCCGACCGTGCATCggtcgggacgcgggacaaataactaaaaatcgggacagtcctgcttttattgggatgtctggtcaccctagtgcagATGCTCacacctggacacacacacataaatatacAGTACAAGCATTCTTAGTAGGagagagtctctgccccaaagaatttacaatctaagaaaaactgtacagtgtaagAAACACAGTATTTATCTCCGCTCACAGTATCCAGTTCTTTTTGCAATTGCAAATTCAGggtcctcccttctcctcctttaGTAATTGCAAATTCAGGCTCCGATACTGCAGTTGATTAAGCTAGGGCGGACTCTTGCAGCTGCACACATTCTGCGAAAGCATACTACTCTGCCTGTGCATTACAACTTACTGGATAGGAGCCTAAGTCACCATTACATGGTAAGAATATTGAaactaagggcaagtctacactacagagctacaTCAGCACAACTgcagcgtgtctggtgaagacgtgcTATGCCGATGAGGGAGTGCtttcctgttggcataattactccgcCTCGGCAAgaagcagaagctatgttggcaggagagcatctcccactgacatagtgccgGTGTGAACAGCACCAAACTTGCGTCACTCAGGGGAGGGGTgctttttcactcccctgagtgacataagttatattgacttaggctgtagtgtagacctgccctagtATTACTGAacaataacaaaatatttgttacaGGCTGAAAATATCCAAAGTGGTTGTGGTTGGAGACCTCTATGTTGGGAAGACCAGCCTCATCAACAGGTACAGTGTATCTCAGCAGATTGAGTTTTCTGTTTAAATGTATACCAATTTCTCTGCATGCTGGACTCTCTTCCTTTACCATCTATGTATTCAGGATGATTGCCTCATTGTAGTAAGGACTTTCAGTTTTCTATTaaatcagtaataaaaatattaagtattTCTATTCACCCCTCTGCTGATCGCAGTGCCCCACATTGTCTGTCTAAAGATGGTTTTTGGGCATTAAACTGAAGGAAAACCAGAAAACCTACAATTATAGGCACTAAAATTCACTACAGCATCATAGAAAATCCCTGTTAGCACCTTGATCAGTCCTTTTTGGCCGTGCAGGATTATTCCCTCTATGGTATATTCTCAGATATTTTGACCAGTCTCGTTTTAAATGATCCCAAGATATGGGGCTTTCAACATTTCCTTTGGAAGGCTGGAGTGGCCCTCAGATTCTCAGTCTTGTTTGGAGAATTGTtccttaaaacattttaaaaagatcttGCCTATTCACTGACCCCAATAGAAGCAGCTCAGGCCACTTCTACTTCTGCAGGAGATTGTTGGGAGCCCAGAGATTCCTCTCACACCTTTGTGTATAAACTGAGTCAGTTAAGCATGAGGACCCTGAAGCATTAATTTCACTGATACTTCCCAGAATCCTCAGGCCAGTTCTATACTTCATGGTGTGATGACAGTATCAGGATATGGAATTTAAATAGCTTGTTATCACGATAGCTTCCTTACTATCCTCACAATTTCTGTCAGTTCCTAAATATTGGTAAGAAGTAGGTTCTGGATGGTTTCTCATCCTTTTGGATAATTCATTTTTCTCTACTTAATGTGATCCATATTCATCTATATTTGCCACCTATCAGATATCCCTTATAAATGAAGTATTCTGTGGTTTTAATTTCTTTGATAGTCAAGAAATAGTTTATTCTGATTTTCTCCAGTCCTGGGGGtctgttagggtatgtctgcattacAATTGGGAGCACGCATCCCAGCACAGATAGACAGATTCCCTGAGAGtggggcttgagctagcatgctaaaaatagcagtgtgaacaTTGCGGCTTGGGAGGCAACACAGGTTCTCAAGTCCACCTAACCGTCTGGATCTGAGCTTGGGTAGCTAGCCCAAGTCTCTGCTGGGACCACGACATCCACACTACTAttcttagcatgctagctcaaggcCTGTTAGTACAAGTGTGtctacccgggctgggaggctcgctctccgcttcagtgtagacatacccttagagaagCCCACTATAGTTTTCCCTTTGTGTTTCATTTACTTCATCCTTACTCAGAGTAACTACTCTCTTCATTATCAATTTGTTTCTCATTGATTtggtaaatatttttgaaatacaatgtgaCTGAATATCAATCTTCTGCTCCACAGTTATTTAACTCCTCCCTATATAACACACCTTGCACAATACTGAGGCAcgatataaaatttaaaaaacaccatgCTATTAGCTTTCTCCTAATACCTTTTTCATTGCAGGTTTTGTAAAGATATTTTTGATCGAGACTACAAGGCAACCATTGGAGTAGATTTTGAAATTGAGCGGTTTGAAATAGCTGGAGTGCCATATAATCTCCAGATGTAAGTTGGAATCTTATAGTACCAGCTGTTTTCTTTCTTACATGCCTACAGTTTGAACAGAACTTGAATTGCTACAGGCTTTAATGGTATCAAAACCTCTGGTTTATATTCCATACAACATAGTGCAGTGTGAGAAACACCTGCTGTCCTTGGGCACTGAAGAATTTCAGGATTTTAGTATAAACCTCAAACTGTTGGGTTCCTTGTCTTTGAAAGCTTTATAATTGTACCACCCACACTCTCCTTAGATACCATGTCTGATTTTTTAGTTGGGTTCTTTCTTTTTACTCAGTCTTCCTGTAAGATTGAATTAAGCCCTGAGCAGCAAATTATATCCTTGGCTACATCTATTCCACtctgttgccttcagtgggagtacATGGATGTAAATGAATACAGAATTTGGTTTTATGAGATTCGGGCTTTGCTCCtgtacccattgaagtcagtggcaaagctctcaGTGGCGTAGGATCAAGCacgaaggcccagatccacaaaccGCAGACTTAGGTGCTTAAATTTCATCTTCAGAtgccagttttggctccactgtgatccacaaaactctttccaaatcctgtagatgcctaaactcacttggctcTAAAGTTTTCTGGGAGAAAGCTCCCTCagcacctaagtttctgcctctgggcatgcacacttcTACCTCATTCTAAGTATCTGGATGCCTATCTCCTGTCTAAACCCCAGATTAATctacaaaccaggggaagataggtgttTGTCTGCCTAAATCATGTGCAGGGCCCAATCCGCTAGGCTTGGTCAGAGACCATCTACTGTATTGGGTCCCATTCAGAATTTTGCTGGAGGAGGAAGTAGTGCTTTCCACCTTATAATTGTTAGCCCAATGGTTAGTACACGTGCCTGGGACTCTGCTGGAGTGCGAGAAAGGATTTGAATGGCGCGTGggggggtctcccacctctcaggagagtgctctagccactgagcTTTGAGGCTacttcagtctctcctgctgaagctgttctagtttggataaataattaaagagtaaTTGGAGGAGGGGGATTGAAGCCTGAGTCTCCCACCTCCTTCAGTTGTTGCCTTAATCACTGGGCTACAGAACCAATCTCTCTGTCTCTTCCGCCAGTGACTTTTTCACTATGGATAGATAGACTTAAATAGTCACTGAGTCAGAGAGAGTACAGGGAGTCTAGGCgtctaactcaggctttgtggctCATAATGGTGTTACTGTGATTTTCTGCACACCTAAAAGTTAGAtgctgtgatgctcagcattgcaacacctaagaccctttgtggatctgggcctaaatgacttCCCCAAGGCTAAATCATGTCTGTTCTGAGAATAGCAAATACAGGGTTAAAATGCCTTCATTAAAATAATGGTGCTTTACATTTTACAGGATGTCTAACAGTGCTTAATGGGTAACATATTCCAGATGGTAAGCTTCTCTGGTATCACATTCTTCTCCAACTTGTACCAGTCTGTTGCTTCATTAGTGTGTTTGCTCAGGTTGCACTGGGTTTGATTGACCTGaaatttctcttttccttctgcACAGATGGGACACAGCAGGTCAGGAAAAGTTCAAGTGCATTGCATCTGCTTACTACAGAGGAGCAGAGGGTGAGTAAGTCAGAAAGCACTTCACAGTCAGGATCAAATGAACTGTGCTCTCACTGTATGCTTCAGGAACTGAATTGAATCCGTAAGATTTCTAATCCACtgtctcatttaatcattttttctGTGCTGTTTTTATTGCAGTTATTATAACAGTGTTTGATCTGGCTGATATCCAGACTTTGGATCACACGAAGTAAGTTCCTGGCCAAGTCTTTGAGATTTTAGTAAAAGGTCTCCAGCAAAAAACTGAACTGGGAATTAAAATTCACTGGGCCTGATTTTATGTGTAGGTATCTTACTAAGCCAGAAAAATGAAGGGTGGATTTAGCCAATGTGTCTGAATAATTTAGTGTCTCAAATGTTACTCATTTCCTAGGCTTTCTACTTACCAACTAGCTTTTTCTTACTCCAGTACTGTCTGTAGTGATGATTCTGATAGAAAAGATTCTGGTACTTAGATTTAAAGCAGAATGTGGGCTGTAAAGGAGGGAATGGGATACTGGAGAGACTACCTTGCACAGATCAGTCATAAGTACTGCAGTGACTGCAGCGTGTACAAATATCATTTTATTAAATAGTGTCTCTGCTTGGTAGAAGAAGGTTGAAGTCTGTGGGCctaatttttctttctcttaCATTGATAACTCAAAGATCACTCCACCTAAGTCAATGGCATTTCACAGGTGTAAAACTGGTGCGAGATAAGAATCAGGCACAGCTTCAGAGTGATCTCTTCCATTAGATTCTTGCCCCAGTGGGAGTTTCTCTCGCTTTCCTTCactctctttcttcttctctaCTTCATCATTCATCTTTTTCATTCTATCTCTGCTTCTCACTCTCTCTTCCTGTTCTTGCATCTTATTCCTTATCTCTGTGCAGTGTCACCATTACTTTGGCTACATCCCTTGCTGTGGGTGAATAGTGTGGCACTTTTGCATTCCTTCTCTAGGGGCTCTGATCACTGTTGGACTTACATTCTAAAGTGGGCAAGGTTGGCTGAAACAAGAACTACTTTCACAGGATGGTAAGCGTGTATCCAGAGGAGCTTTCAAGCCATTTATTCTCTAGTGGGAAAGGCACATGACACATCGGCATCTTCCTCTTCTCTCATTCTCTTTGTTgttggtttctttgtctctttccctttcccccataTACCTCTATTTCTTTCACTCCTCTTTGccctctttcttcctctctcatTACATCTTACTCCTCCCGTTCTGTGTTTCAGGCAGTGGCTAGAGGATGCATTGAGGGAGAATGAGCCAGGGTCCAGCTTCATCTTTCTggttggaacaaagaaagatttAGTGGTAAGTAGTACAAAAGCAGTTAATAAAATATGTCTCTCCTAACCCACTCCAGTGAATTTCCATTTGAAGTTAAGTCCAGGTATTGAGTCCCCACAATCTGTGGTAGCTGCTGCAAAGATCTTGAGAAACAAACTGTATTAACTCCAAAGCAAAGAGGGGTCATGTAGACCTGGAGCAGTAAGCCTCACAGAATGGAAGAGAGTAAACATTGTCTAGAGTGCTGGAGGTCCCCAAATCACTCCCTGTTCTGATGGAGGCACAGCTTTACCAAACACACCTGAAGTCACACACAGCAAAGTTTTAAGACCTGAGAAGATTCAGTGCCATGGTAACACCCCTAAAGACTGCTATGTAGACAACGGATTTAAAAGCTCAGTTATGTCCCCACCCCGTGcttctttgagggggtcatttgcagaaggaggagggagcagtTGGCCTCTTCAGACTTGAGTTTATCTCCTTCATTAGCCACCACCCTGTCAAAATTCAAAGATTCAAAAGTAAACACCCTTTTCCTGATGTTTAGCTACATTTCCTTTCAGTTGCTGCCTGCAATGCTATTCATATCCCTAAAGCTCCTTAGCCCACTTATTTTCCATCAGTTCCTTGGCTGTCTGAAGGAGCGCTAATGCACCGCAGAAGGCTTTGCTCCTGTCAGTTACAACATGAGAAGCTCTTAGAATCTTCTGGCGTGTATCAGGGCAGATAGGGTAGGTAGCAGAAAAAGTTAAACAGGTTTGAGAGGTCAGGGGACACGAGCTGGGCTCAGGTGGAACTGGAAGTAAGAAGAAATTCTGTTTGGAGGCATGTAGGACTTTGTCTTGTGTGGCAGGAGAATATTGGATTAAAACTGGAAAGTTGTCAGCAGGTACAATAGGCTGATTATTAGACTCCCCACCTATTAATACTCTTGAGGTGCTTGCTGATCATCTGTCACTCTCCCAGATGCACTTTGGGTAATTGTCAGCCAGTGAATAGTGGCTGAAGCAGTGAGAAGCTCTTAATACATGTAGCCAGTGGCAATGGGAAACTGACTTGGGTCTTGATTCCGCTGCTGCTTATGCAAATACTTAACTTTAGACatttgagtagttccattgactttattggggttactcacatgtttaaattaagcactttgcaggactgggctttgGGATTATACAATACTAGTCAATTTCTATCTGTAGCCCGTTGACCATAGAGAGCAAATTAAGAGAGgaaaaagtcttttaaaatgaaaataaaggtacaagaaattaaaaataaataaaataaaaatagaagggaaagaaaaagaaggcaATAACAGAAAAGCAGATTAAGAGGGAAAAAAGACTAGCAAGAGAGCAAAAAAAGTCAGGGCGGGGgagaaaacagtaaaaacaaaagggTTAGAAAGAGGAGTGAAATTAGGAGAGCAACATGAGAcagatggaggaggaagagaaaggagaaaggaCCTTCACAATTACTAATGCCCTATTGTTGGTGGCTCCTGTAATTTTCTGCTTAGAATTATTTAGAGACCATctcttctgttctgtgtttgtatagcatctaacacaatggggtcctggtccttgaGTAGGGCTCCTCATTgctatgataataataataaccacCTGAAGGTAGCATCTGATAGCTCTCTAGACTACCATATTGTTAATGGGTTCACTTCTGCTATCTGATGCTTCACTGCTGTGGAATACAGAGGgagaattatatttaaaaagaagtcCTATGTGATTTCCCCTGTCAAATATCTATCTAGCTGTTTTCTTTCACTAGTTCTGTCTTGATATATGGGACATCCTGGTGTACAAGCTCTAAGGCAAGGCCAGGAAAAGAAAGGACTGACCCCTGTGAAAGCTGAAAGCCTCACAATGTAGGGACTAGTAGCATCTTTGTGTTACTGTTACCCCAGATATATTCTGGGAGTATTGTGCCTGCTTTATGTTACAGACAAAGTGATTCCCTGCTGTTTTTCTTAGTCAGGTGCCGCATGTGAGCGGACAGAACTGGATGCCATTCGCTTTGCCAATGAGATGAAGGCTGAATACTGGTCTGTCTCAGCAAAAACAGGTTAGTCACTGCATTGGAGACTGGTTGAGTGTGGCCAGTGCCATTTGCTGGGAAAGAGGGTATCAAGTTCCCCTGATTATGTGCACACCAGTTGGTCATGTGCACACGAGGCTATATATGTGTTTGAGGATGTGTGTTTTGAAATGGTTCTGTATGGCtgtatgtatgcgcatttgtacAGTCATGGTTGCAGAAATGTGCATTGTATTTCTATGCATTGTCTaggtttattcataaatgatggtGCACAAGTGCttgagtgtgtgtgtatcagtGCTCAAATTGGGGCCATAGGAAGCTATATTGCACCACAACTTTCCTCTACTACTGCTCATCAAAAATGTATTTGTATGTGTGGTTGAAGGAGGGAAATGAGAAAGCGTCACCATGGGGTGGTGGGGATCCAGAGTATACTGTCACTTTGTGGGGAGCACTTTTAGGGTGGCACACTATCACTTTTCTCTCCAGTTTGACCCGTGGTTTGTGTTCATATTTGTATATTTGATCTTGCTTAGCTGTGGGTTTGTAAAACATGGTGTTTCTCTCCTGTTTCCCAGGGGAAAATGTAAAGGAGTTTTTTTCTCGAGTTGCTGCTTTGGCCTTTGAACAGTCTATGCTGAAGGAGCTGGAGAAGAGCAATGGTCGCATGGTCCAGATCGGGGCAGGAAACCTCATCAGTACGTTCAACTTCACTTTCCCTGTACACTTCAATCACTTAAAAGTTTGGGGAAGTGCAGATGTTtcttgagggccaaattctgcctcatTTATACCAGCGCAACCTCTGACCTAATTTTTTGTCTTTCTTGGGTCTTATGTGTGGTTGCACAAGTGTTACTGAAGGCTGAATCTGGTCTCTGTCATCTTTATTACAGGAAGGTGATTCTACATGGATTAATTATGGTTTCCTTTGGTTTCCTCATTACAGAA is a window of Eretmochelys imbricata isolate rEreImb1 chromosome 15, rEreImb1.hap1, whole genome shotgun sequence DNA encoding:
- the RAB36 gene encoding ras-related protein Rab-36, with the translated sequence MKSSLMHLIPPVSRDRIISHFPKWYTPEACLQFKDHFHALVRSACQQHNTGTVGLKISKVVVVGDLYVGKTSLINRFCKDIFDRDYKATIGVDFEIERFEIAGVPYNLQIWDTAGQEKFKCIASAYYRGAEVIITVFDLADIQTLDHTKQWLEDALRENEPGSSFIFLVGTKKDLVSGAACERTELDAIRFANEMKAEYWSVSAKTGENVKEFFSRVAALAFEQSMLKELEKSNGRMVQIGAGNLIKIEGNSLETPESNSQASLNCC